Part of the Lolium rigidum isolate FL_2022 chromosome 6, APGP_CSIRO_Lrig_0.1, whole genome shotgun sequence genome, CAATAGATAAAGTTAGGATTTTGGTATTGGCCTCCACCTTAATGGAGATGGCATCatttgcaataagtgatcttcggtttGACGACGAGATATTCTTCTCAACATCAATGGTGGTGATAGAAGATTATAACTTTTTCAGGTATGTGCATTTAGATcttgaggattatcctcgcaatatttgtcccggctgctacatgTTCAACAATGGTGATTTGTACTCTTGGCTTCCAACAACGTCGACCAAACTGTTTAGTTGTTTTTCTCTGCTGGTGTTGCTACTTTTGCCTATGTTGATTGACTAGTTTAATGGCTCTGCGTACACATAGTCTTGCTATTGCGACTCAATTAAATTTATGGAAGAACCTTCACTGATATTTACATGCCTATGGTTTGGTATCTATCTTTGTTTTTCTTCATAAAACTACAAGGTTGTGTCATGAAAGAAGAAAAGGAGTTCGGAGACCTCGATAATTTATTTATTTCTTTTAATTTTTATTCTATGATCGTTGGTGACATATCGTGTATCTATAGCATCCATTGTTTGTTAGTACTACAAAAAGCTAACAAGTGCTTTTGactcccgagctccagtgctcttACCATCTTAAAAAAGTTAACAAAACAAGTTATAAGTTatcaaaaaatctaaaaataatgGTGGACATTGTCAGTGATAtatctcacaatcatgcaaatCTCAAcccgaaattctttttattttgtgctagacAAAAATGAGAAAATCTGGTATCTTTTGGATATTTTGAAACTGGCTACTCAGATCTACAATTTTTTTCATTTTCGTGTAGCTCataatataaagtatttgaaattaatattttacacgtttgtgggatgcATCATTGATTATATGCggttttttttcgaaaaaaatgagactcaaaaatataattttatttatttattttaaaaacaagatCAGTGGTGCATATCTGCAACAAATCTAAATCCTTTGATTGTGGAAGATAAAAAAAACAGCGCCATAGTTTATAATGGAGACAGTACTTCATTTTGAAAGGCAATTAAATGGGCTGCTTCAAGACCTGTGGTACTAaccatagaaaaaaaaattaaaggcTGCACACCCGCTCCTCGCATCGCGCCCCTGGCGACGTTGGGagcgaaccctagcgccgccaccgccatagGCCCGCCTGCGCCGCCCctctgctgccgctgccgctggccACTGCCGCGGTGGCGACGGACCTCATCTCCAAAGGAGGTGAGGGGGTCCCGTGTGTGCTTGGCTGGGGGAGGCCGGCCCGTGTGGGGCGTCGCCGGAAGGGAAGAGGGAgctagggcggcggccctgggggTCCGCCTGCTGCTGCGGCGAAGATGATGCGAGACGGGGTGTTGCGGCTTGCGGCGGCGCGAGCATAGCGCTGCGCAGAGGTGGTGGTCGGGCGGGCCGttccgggcccgatctgggccgtgGCGGgtgggcacggcggcggcgcggtttgTTGTGCTGATGGCGGCCGCATTGAGGGCGGTGGCTTCGGCTGCTCAAGGCAGGGACGGCAGGCGCAGCCGGGCCAGGAGTTGGTCTTGGTGGTGAGGGTGTGCAGCGGAGTTTTGGTGGTCGGCCACAGTGCATCGGCGCCTGGCCTGCTGCTCCATCTTGCTTCATGGTCGGGTCGACCTCCGGGCGAAAGCTCTGCACGCGACTTCGGTACGTGCCGACGACGGCGGCACCTCTGGGCGTCGTTCTCCTTCTTGTTGGCGTCGTTGTGGAGTCTCTTGATTCCGACCGACGCGAGGGGTCCTAgaagctccgggtgaaaacctaaactCCATCGGGAGCGGGCGATGGCAATGGACGCGTTGCTATCTTGTTGGAGGCGTCGCCTTGGAGCCTTCTAGCCCTCGCGGTGCGGTTGGTTCGTAGCGGCTGGGCGAGAGGTCTCTGTGGCTAGGGAGGTGGAAgctggggcggcggccccggacggcGGGGGTGTGCCGAGGCGGGGGCCTTGGGCCTCTTTGCAGCAACGGTCATATGGGGCTAAAACGTGGCCTTGCGTTTGATTGGGTGGCGGCTTGGAGTTGTGCGGACAGCGAATTTGTCAACCTGGCTGGATCGACTTCGGGCAATGCGATGGTCGATCTGGCTGTTACGTCGGGCTGGCGGCCCCGAAGGCATGGTGCTTGGGTGGCGACTTGGAGATCTGTGTGGACAGCGAGGATGTCGACCCAGCTGGTTCGTCTCCGGGCAATGCGGAGGTCGTTGTGGCTTGTAAGTCGGGGCGGCGGTCCCGAAGCTAGAGGTGTGTTTTCTTGCATTGGTGGCCGCGTTGTGTGGATGACGGGCCCCTCGTTTGTGTGGTTTTTGTCtcggttttccttataaaccggGCAATGTATGGTTTTTGGACCCGGTTTTTCTTATAAACTGGATCATTCTGTGCATAGCACTCTTTCTATCTAATCGGGCGGCAGGTATGGACTACCTCGAACTCAAAAAAAAAGACCTGTGGTACTACtcactccgttcttttttaattaactcaatttagtacaaagttgtactaaatccgagtcaattaaaagagaccggaaggagtAAGTTCCGTCTTAAGCTTCTGGGCTGCCAGCGGCGTTGTGAGGAGAATGCTTGATCCCTAGTACAGGAACCCTGACCCGTTGGCCCAAACAAACAGCCAATGCTCCTGGACCTGATCGGCTCATCGCTCGTCTACTCCCAAGTCAGTAACAAAGGCCCAAAATGAATCTACTGACCAAAATGCGCGAAGGAACGACGCTCCAGTatctctccaaaaaaaaaattggggaGGAAACATTTCCgtatttctgtattttttttcttCGGAGGAAGAATTTTCGTATTTGCTTCGATGATTCATACAGGGGTGACTGATGCAAAAGCGATGCGACGCCATGAACCTTCCGGGGTGAGTTTTGAACACGTGACTTCCcaattttttgaaataaatatgtcACAACGACAGATACAGGTGGAGTGCACTCCTCTAGTCAACTACTACGTACCTGAAAAAGAAATCTCAAAAAAATCACACAAGCAGTGttgagaaaaaaaaatccaagctatccacTACCCGGGACTGATCCAGAAAAGATTCTGACTAGTGGTGttcttccatggattttcaaaatttaagTAATTTCCTTCATATAATATGCATAAATATTAAGGAAAACAAATTTCTATGTGGGGGCCTATGCCCCTACTTGGCTGTATTTAGGTTTACTCCCTGCCTATACATCCTTCCTGGCAATAAAAATATTCCTATTTTCACTTCTTCTAATGAGCACATCATTCCCATactattttttaataaaaaaaagtgAGCTTTAGCAGAAAAATTGAGCGGGCCAAAAGGAGAAGAGGTAAAGATTAGGCTTAGAATTGAGCTGGCTTTTATCAATACATAGGCAAATCAAATCTGCTACTTAGCTAGGCTAGCGTGGATAGCCCGGGTTTGCCTTAACTAAGCTCTCCCAGTGTTTCCTGGCTTCATAGGAATTGTACAAACCATCACTTATCGTTGTCATAGTTGCACAAAACATTCAACTTACCTTATGTTACGCAAAACCACCAACATTACATATATTTAAATCAGGAATTAAGTTGGCTAACTGCAAATCTGGCGACAAGGCCCCACAAGACAATGATGATGTGGTGTCAATGTGTCACCAACTAGCATTTATCCAAACATTTCAAAAAAATCATACTCACAATACATTTGGAAACTAAAGGTACCACTGATCAATATCTTCATATGGTTTCTATATATAAAAAAAGTCATACTCACAAACATAGGCGGACCCAACCGTCCCTAAGCCCGAGCACGCGCTCAGGCTTCCGGCCAGCGGCGCAGCCTATTTTAATGAAATTTTGGCCGGACTTACAATGCACCCAGGCCTTGATGAAAATCATGGGTCCACCACTACTCACAAAAGATAACCTCTCTAAAAAATACAATATTCTACTAATTGCAATGTTTTAAAAACACAAGTTATGGATGCCATGTCATCATTAACTTGTGGGATCTTGCAGTcacatttgattttttttttgattaaaCAGCAGGACTCTACTGCACACCTATATTAATTAAAGCACACTTACATCATCCACCAACAAAAGTAATAAAATTAGGTGGCTCCTCAAACCAAACAGATGGTTGGCTAGCACATTCCTTTGCTAAAACATGAGCTGCCTTATTAGCATTTTGAGGATAAAAAGAAAACTCTATTCTACTAAAAGTCGTAGCTTgaatgctaagagcatctccagccgcgtccccaaaaccgtcccccaaaacgcgtcggattgagcgtttgggggacgtgtttcattcgtgccgcgtttgggggacgtcgctccccagtcgcgtcccccaaacaaaatttcggaaattttaaacttaaccagattcgattagattcgtccaaacttacatagattcaaacgaaatttgactaaatttaaactaaacctaatctagaagtacttgcagcggccggaggcgtcgtagtactgctggaagttgtacatctcgtcggtgacgacctcctgcttgacgcgctcggggacgggctcgtcgacgggctcgtccttcaccaagccgcttggtcctgcctcgccgtcgtcggtgaggtccacgagcggcttgccggagtcgcagatggacatggcgatcgccgtctcgacatcgcccctccaggtgtccttgtcgttgagcgacgccaagaacgtcgcccgcagacctgggcagtcctcggggtcgtcgctgctggcgatgagccgctgctaccgctcgtactccgccgcgccgccgctcgcgacgcttcctccggctcctccttcacctccggcttcgggatgaggagggcgccgtcgcgcctcccttgctgccgccagctgccgctgctgccacgcctcgtgttcacgggcgtcaccggctcctccttcacctcccgtttggggacggtgtagggcgccgagcggtacgacgaggacgtcgTCGATCgcaccggtcctgaggaagaagagtgcgaggaggacgagtacgtcgtcctcctcggcttccattgcggtggtcctcctcgaggagacggtggcggtgacgacggtgtctctaaccttggagcgccgttgcggatgccgcggatgacgttctcgagggtgcgccctgatacgtctcaaacgtatctataattttttatgttccatgctacttttatgatgatactcacatgttttatacacattatatgtcatttttatgcattttccggcactaacctattgacgagatgccgaagagccagtttctgttttctgctgtttttggtttcagaaatcctacaaaggaaatattctcggaattggacgaaatcaacgcccagggtcttatttttccacgaagcttccagaagaccgaaaggataacgaagtggggcggcgagcactacaagaaaagttctgatagacaacgtctcaaaatcgtccgctaaggggtatttttcgtcgcctatgggcctaacccgacgatatgggttctgttgtggaaactgcgtcgggcaaagtccaacgacgtttttttcggtccgtcgcgctNNNNNNNNNNNNNNNNNNNNNNNNNNNNNNNNNNNNNNNNNNNNNNNNNNNNNNNNNNNNNNNNNNNNNNNNNNNNNNNNNNNNNNNNNNNNNNNNNNNNTGGTGATaacaccctcgcaggagttgcgcatctcgcaccagcgcgtcaggtatgcgcggtccgtctcgtccgggccctgcttgcacatctcgagctgttgagggcgacccggccggcgataggtgccggtgaagttgctgacgaaggcctccttgaagtccagccagccgttgatgcttgcCGGCGGCGGGTTGTTGAGCcgagtgcgggcggagccgactagCATCGGGGGAGAATAGCGTACCGcccggcgcttgttgccccgggcgatgccgactgcggtggagtagtccagcagccagtcctccggcttggcggtgccgtcgtacttgggggtgtcgcgcgggagctggaagccgtcgatcatgggttcgttggcgatgcggggcccgaagcacttggggccggctggGTCCTCTTCTTCCgccatgcgggattcgaccagccggtcgaggcggtctcggGCGTCTgctggctcgatgcgcgggcccagccgggtatGGGCCGGCTGGCGCGCGCCGCTGGCCTCCGGAGCCGGCCGGTGCGGGCGtcggggctcggagtcttgctcctggttccggcttgtgggggcccggctgcggctgtTGCCGCCGCCTGGCGggcggctcggccggcttgagctcgcgtgtgtggcgcgggagtcgttgcgccggcttggcgccggagagatggactcggctgtgtccctggcgttgcctgcggcaccacgagcgtgagaagctctagggtctTGGGCGTACACAGGTTTTTCGACTGCCTGTTGGCAGCCTTTACCAACTCAGTCACCCGcgtagtctggcggcgtaactcttcgccttcgaggcggtgtagctcctctgcggcggcctccgccgcgagcatgttcttgtcgggggtgttgtagatgggcagctccatcgacggagtcggcgcgtcggtgccgtcgcggtcgatctcggcgcctaggtcgcggcctctgcggcggatctggccagctcggctggggttgtcgccgcctggggtgaggccgtgggcgcggttgtactcgcgctgggtgatgtcccactggcgcttagcagcagccagctcctcggtctgcctgaggaggagcacgcggtgcgcctccaagtctgcctcgacggtggcgacgtcggcgccggcaccggttgtgagcggagtgctcaactttgcccggacttgctccagccgggatggtggtggtggcggctttgcgCCTGACGCGGATGCATGCCCGCCGACGTcgcgctccaggtcggggccgcgaACGCGTGTGGACTTGgcgggctgctcgtcgccggctgccatgacctcgtgcatgatgcaggggctggccgcggtgaggctggcgccggctccagggggagggcttgcgcagcgcaggatcTGGCGCGGATAGCGTGGTggcgcgacggtggcgacgtagacgtcgaagccgccgaagctgatgatgtcgccgccggcgaggaatGGCCTGTCGGCGACGCAGCCGGCGTTGTCGGCGATgcggtcgagggagccgaatctccggatcaagctcgaagcgacccgctcgccggtggtgatggtgaggcccgtccggatgaagacaccggccgcggatgctgaaggccccacggtgggcgccaaatgtcgtggtatcgtcacggcatatgccatagggtggctaatcgaaggtggttcctgagggatctcacgacggtatccggatgcgggtatggggacgagcgacacggcgacgtacccaggttcgaggccctccgatggaggtaaaacctctactcctgctagagtgtatatgatgatcacacaatacaatgatgCTCCTAGAGCTATGTCCGGCTGCtcccgggaggctaagggagacgatggtctctctcacggggcagcgctaagggtggaatgaagtgagaatgatcgatcccctacatgagagggggtagtgcggcttatataggcgccggcactttacatataagaccctatagtttgcggccggcttggccggctccggcttccgctccttcccgaggcggtgacgtcgggagccgttgaggcctcatggcctgtcccatccggctgccgaggtcggcggtatggagaggaggtgtccctgtcgccatcggcCACCGTAGCGGTACGGATCGTCgttggccatgatggcctgtccggcgcgtggcactattgctccacggtgccccgcgctttacggaaggtgAAGtcgagcgtggactttgggaacccggatcaccaacccggttccttccgagtgcaagactcgccagcctcgagtcggtccgaggtacaaacccctagtcggatatggcttgtagaagccggcccagctacagcattggcggccgtagccagaccggctaggacctagagccagccggcttccggaccagccggccacggcgccagccggctgctcctcagccggcctttgccgcgagccggccagtgccagccggctgctctgcgtccattgccctacccggggtcttccccccgacaccgaCGGCCCGGCCCCGTTGTTGCGTCCCTCCCttgtctgcttctccgccgcatgccgtgcggccgctagagctcggtgcgccgccacgtcctctagcaggcaccgCCGCAACGTCTCGTTCGCGACTTCCTCGGccttcttgagcgtctcgaaggagtcgactaactccctctgctccgccgccttctccccggggtaggcgcatcagggtcatcaaaAGACCACGATATGTCGGAGTCGTTGTCCTCTGCAGCGGCCGGGGTTCCATCTCGGCATCGAACTCCATGTGGGCCGTccgttcctcctctgcttccttctccgcgttagccaggaacttggcgtccctgaccgggtcgaggaggtcgtcggtgctgtcgtcgtcgaactcctcgtcggagctcgaggccggggaagGTGGAGTCAGAGGTGAAGgttgaggcgcggcagcctggccacgGTCGGCGCAGCTCATGGTGGCAAAGGTGGAGGTTGAGCGGCAGCGGTGCTACGGTGAAGGTTGTGCGACGGCTAGAGTTTAATGTGTGAGATGAGATGCGCGCGCCCctatttatataggccggaggcatgcgacggccgcggcacgcgtgACATCACCACTACTTCATGCGCAAAGGTAGGCGACGCCTCACGTGACACGCGTGGCCGTCGCTATTACGCGGCTGCAGActaccgaagcgacgcctcggcggcAGTACTGGAGCGAACACTTTGcgcgtccacgcagcgtccgcagagatgcATCCGATACGCATATTTAGATCAGATTTGCGTCACTGCGAACAACCAGATCACTATGCGTCGCCCTGCTACAACGCGGACGTCAAcgtccgttggagatgccctcaggagACAACGAATAATTAACGGAAAGTGCTTGCGGCTTCTGAGCTCTAAAATCTTAAAATGTATTTTTACAGGTTatcaaaaatatgaaaataattcTAGAGATTGTTAGTGATGTATCCCAATATCGTGCAAAATCTCAATTCgaaattcattttattttatgctagataaaaataacaaaatctgattTAAAATGACTACTTAAATCTacacttttgttatttttgtgcgaCTCAGACTATAAGGTATTTGAAATTGATTTACTATACATTTGTGGGAGATATCATTGACTATATGCGTATTTTTTTCAGAAGTTTTTACAacttaaaaatataattttaaaacttaaaactataattttcaatttttaaaaatatcGAGACCAATGGCGCCATGTGCATCAAATCTCCGTCTATTAATTAAGAACATTTTTATCATGGAGACAAAGAATAATCTATGTTAATGTATAGCTAGGTAGTGAATCCGTGTGAAAATACGTACAAATTGCTTACGGCGGGGTCAAATAAAACGTTTCTAATCGAACGATTGGCGTTGTAGAAATGCATCATCACAGAAAGGTTTACCATTTGCGCCAGGACCATTTCAGCAAGTGTCACCGAAAGATTCAGTTAAAAAAAGTTACTAACAGAAAAATCTTAAATACACCCAAATCTAACGAGGACTCGACTCGCCAAAACTGGTTTTCGTAAACCCGTGTGCTTATTGTACTCACCAAAAGTTCGGAAATACATAATACATTCACGTCATCACGTCATGGACAACCCACACCGTGATCTGGAGTAGGTACTACGGAGTATACAAATATAGAGCAGGGGACCGGTCGTCGTGATCACCCCGCACACTAGGACGGAGCGCGCAGTCTAGAACAGGTCGGAGAGCGTGGGCAGCTTGAGCTCGCCAGCCTTGGTGAGCGGCAGCGTGAAGTTGCCGAGGACGGGGAGGTCGACAGTGAGGCCGACGCGCATCTCGTAGTCGAGGTCCCAGTCCTTCCCGGCGTCCTTCACCAGGCTCACCAGGAAGTCGTACGGCACCTTCACCGGCAGGTCGAGGCTGGTGGTGTCGTCGCCGGCCAGCGACCCCGGGTCAGGCATGGTTCCGGACGCCACCTCCCGGCCCGCCAGCTTGAGGGAGTAGCTGATCTCGCAGATCGGGATGGTGTGGGAGTAGGGGTTGCGCACGTCGAGGCGGCCGCCCAGGGTGGCGCCGTCGCGGCCGACGTTCTTCACCGACATGTCGGAAAGGTCCGCCTCCGGCTTCTTC contains:
- the LOC124666869 gene encoding late embryogenesis abundant protein Lea14-A-like; the protein is MAQMMDKAKGFLAEKVAHVKKPEADLSDMSVKNVGRDGATLGGRLDVRNPYSHTIPICEISYSLKLAGREVASGTMPDPGSLAGDDTTSLDLPVKVPYDFLVSLVKDAGKDWDLDYEMRVGLTVDLPVLGNFTLPLTKAGELKLPTLSDLF